ATTTTGCGGTGACTGGTTTGTATTTCTATGACAGCCAAGTTGTCGATATCGCGAAGAAGATTACGCCCTCTGAGCGTGGTGAGCTAGAAATAACCTGTATCAATAATGCCTACCTCGAGAAGGGCGAGTTACATGTTGAGCTGTTGGGCAGGGGCTTTGCCTGGCTGGATACCGGGACGCATGATAGCTTGCTTGCTGCCGCACACTTTGTTGAAACGATAGAGTCGCGGCAGGGGTACAAGATTGCTTGCCTGGAGGAAATCGCCTACTTCCGCGGGTGGTTGACTGACAATGATATCGAACGTCTGGGGCACTCTCTCGGTAAGAGTGGTTATGGTGACTATCTGTTGTCGTTGCTGAGTTGCAAATGAACACGGCTCAGCCTGAGATGAGAATTGTTCATTGTATGAATGCTCAGAAGTTTACTGAGCCATTCATTGATTTTGTCGATCAGCATTTTGACGCCAAAGAGCATCGTTTCATCATCCGTGAAGACAGTAAGTTTCCCATCCAGGAACGTGAGAATGTGGTAGTCGTTCCCAAGGTTGTAGGCCGTCTAGCGCTATTTCGTTTGTACTATTGCGAGTTCAGGCAAGCTGAGAAAATTTTTCTGCATGGCTTGTTCGCAAAAGATCTGGTCAAAATACTTGCCCTACAATTTTGGGTGTTGCCCAGATGCTATTGGGTGATATGGGGAGCTGATCTCTATCACTATATTTTTCGGAAACGCAGTTTTACGGCGAATAACTTTGAACGTGTCAGAGCATTTGTTATCCGCCGTATGGGCCACCTGGTCAGCTATATAGCTGGGGATGTCGCTCTGGCCCGAGATTGGTATGGTGCGGAGGGAGTGGCACATTATTGCTTTATGTACCCCAGTAACCTCTATAAGTCATTTCCGGTAGTTGATCACGAGGTGTCCGGTGATGAGAGGGTGGTGTTGGTGGGTAATTCTGCAGACCCCAGAAACGAACATTTGGATACCCTGTCGCGTCTTTCCCGATTCTCTGGTGAGAACATTCGCATTGTCGCGCCACTTTCATACGGGCGGAAGCAGTACGCCGAAGAAGTGATTGCAGAAGGTAGGCGCTTGTTCGGTGAAAAATTTGAGGCAATTACTGGATTCATGCCGTTGGACGACTATATTCGCTTGCTCAGTAGTGTGGATATTGCGATCTTTAACCATCGTAGACAGCAGGCTATGGGGAACATAATTAGCCTGTTGGGGCTGGGGAAAAAGGTGTATATGCGAAGTGACATAACACCTTGGAGGTTGTTTGCCGATGAGGGGATTAAAGTCTTTGATATTGAGTTTCTGGATCTCGCTCCTCTTGAGCTTGGTCTCGCAGAGAGAAATCGGAAAATAGTGGCTGATGTCTTCTCTGAAGAAAATTTGATCAGGCAGTATAAAGAGCTGTTTGCACCGTTATGAACGTTGGTTTTTACATTATCGGCCGTAAAGGTTTGCTGGCCTTGCAGGCATTCGTTGTCGAGTTCGGCAATGCAGCGGTTTCTTTTGTTGAAGCGGCGCGGGATTCAGCTATTCAGTACGATGCCTTCGACGATATCTCGCAATACTGCGCCGACATTGGCTTGCCTTTTTTCGAGCGCGGGGCAGATATAAGCATAGCTGCAGATAAATGCGATGCGTGTTTTGCCATAGGCTGGCGCTGGTTGATTGATGACGGGGAGAAATTGGTTGTGTTTCATGACTCCCCGTTGCCGAAATACCGTGGCTTTGCTCCCTTGGTGAATATGCTCATTGATGGTCGGGAATATATCGCTGTGACGGCGCTGTTAGCGGCGAGTGAGTATGATCGCGGAGATATCGTCGCCCAGGCATCGCTGGCCGTTGAATATCCAATCAAGATTGCCGATGCAATCGAGTTAGCTGGGAGGCTCTATGCAAAGTTAACTGTCGACGTTGGGTATCTTATCCAGCGAGATGGTGTGGTAAAGGGCACGCCTCAAGACGACGCTGAAGCCAGCTACAGCCTGTGGCGAGATGAACAAGATTACCGTATTGATTTCACTTGCTCTGCAGCGGATATTGCTCGATTCATTGATGCAGTGGGCTATCCCTACAAAGGGGCATCCGCGATTGTTTCAGGGAATGAAGTGCGTGTATGCGCAGGCGAAGAATTTGCCGACGTTGCTATTGAAAATCGCAATGCCCATATCGGCAAAGTCATATTTATGAACGAGAAGTTCCCCGTGGTTGTATGTGGCTCTGGTTTGCTCAAGATTACAGATCTCCGTGGGGCTGATGGAGAGTCGTTGCTCGGTAGCTTTAGATTTCGTTCACGCTTTGAGAGTTGTTAATGAGAAACGCCATTCCATTTAATCGCCCCCCTTTTACCGGAAATGAGCAGCAGTATGTGCTTCAGGCGATGGGTAGTGAAAAAATTTCCGGAGATGGCCCATTCGGTAAGCGTTGCCAGCAGTGGTTCGATAGACAACTGCAGTGTGCTAGAACACTGCTGACGCCTTCTTGTACTCATGCGCTGGAAATGGCTGCGCTGTTGATTGATATTCAGCCCGGCGATGAAGTCATTATGCCGAGCTATACCTTTGTCAGTACGGCAAATGCTTTTGCATTGCGCGGAGCGAAGATCGTATTTGTCGACGTACGGCCGGATACGATGAATCTCAATGAACAGTTAATTGAATCGGCTATTACAGCTAGAACCCGCGCTATAGTGCCCGTGCATTACGCAGGAGTCGCTTGCGAAATGGATGCAATTATGGCGTTGGCAAATCGCCATGGTCTATACGTCATTGAGGATGCGGCACAGGCTATCCAAGCTTTTTATCGCGGTGCTGCGGTGGGTACTCATGGGCACTTATCTGCAATTAGTTTTCATGACACAAAAAATATTACCAGTGGTGGCGAAGGTGGTCTTTTGGTGATCAATGACCAGGAGTTCGCTGACCGAGCTGAGGTTATTCGTGAGAAGGGTACTAATCGCAGCCAGTTTTTCAGGGGGGCTGTCGATAAGTACTCTTGGGTGGATATCGGTAGTAGCTATTTGCCGAGTGAGCTGCAGGCCGCATATTTGTGGGGGCAGCTGGAATATGTTGATCGAATTATCTCGGATCGGCTACGTGCCTGGCATGCCTATAGTGAGGCGCTGAGGCCTTTGGCTGAGCGTGATTGTATTCAGCTGCCAACAATACCCGCGGAGTGTGACCATAATGCGCACATGTTCTATGTGAAAGTTAAAGACTTGAATGAACGTGGGGAGCTGATCACATACCTAAAAGAACATGATATCCAAGCGGCCTTTCACTATGTGCCTTTACACTCAGCCGTAGCCGGGCGTGATCACGGTCGCTTTCATGGTGAGGATCGCTACACAACGGTAGAAAGTGAGCGATTGCTGCGATTGCCTCTCTACTTCGGGATGAGTGAACTTGCTATTGAGCGGGTTACTGACGAAGTGAGCAACTTCTACGGCGTGTAATTGCCTTTTCAGACATCAGTCCAGATGTTGCCAGGTTGGTCATGACCGATAGTGCCCCCTGTAAATTTGTCCGGACTTCTCATCGCAACTCCCAAATGTGGCAGCTAGTATCGAGGGTTAATGTTGCCCTCGGTTGTCTGTGTGTACAGGTGGGCCGCCAGCGAACGAGAAGGAGAGACAACGATGAACGCGATTCAACCCGCAGCGGGAAACGCTGCTCCGCTGCGTGACGTTTACGACAAACAACGTACGGCCTATTTGGCGGCTCCGGTGCCAAGTCGGGAGGAGCGCCGTCAGGATTTGCTCAGCTTAAAGCGAATGCTGATGGAAAATCGCGAGGCGATCATCGAGGCCATCAACAGCGATTACGGTAACCGTTCCCGCCATGAGAGTCTGTTTGCCGAGGTGATTTCGGTGGCGGATTCGATCAACGACACGCTCAAGCACCTTAAAAAATGGATGCGGGTGCAGAAACGCCATGTCGATCACAGCATGTTTCCCGGTGGTAAAAACCGGGTGATTCCACAACCGCTGGGCGTGGTCGGTATTATTGTCCCCTGGAATTTCCCCATTAATCTGAGCTTTGTGCCCATTGCCCAGGCGTTTGCGGCGGGTAACCGCGCGATGGTGAAGATGTCGGAAAACTCGCGCGCGCTGACGGCGCTGCTTTGCAAACTGAGCGCCGATTATTTCCCCGCGGAGAAACTGCAATTTTTTGAGGAAACCGGCGGCGTCGGCATTGAGTTTTCCAAACTGCCCTTCGACTTGCTGGTGTTCACCGGGTCGGGCCAGACCGGCCGTTCAGTGATGGCATCGGCGGCGCAGAATCTGACGCCGGTGGTGCTGGAGCTGGGAGGCAAAGCCCCGGCGGTAATTGACCCCGACTACCCGCTTGAGAAAGCGGTAGGGCGGATCATGTTTATCAAGCAGTTCAACGCCGGGCAGATCTGCACCAACGTGGATTACGTGTTTGTGCACCGTTCTCAGCGCGAGGCCTTTATCAAGGAGGCGCAAGCGTATGCGGCGAAACACTGCCCGGATATTCGCAGCAAGGACTACACGGCGATTATTGACGAGCGTGCTTTTGAGCGACTGCAGGGCACCCTGCGGGATGCGCGCGACAAGGGTGCGACAGTGCTGTGTCTGAACGAAACGGAGTCCGATCCTGAGCTGCGCAAGCTCGCCATGCACCTGGTGCTGGATACCACGCCGGAAATGATCATTCGTCAGCGCGAAACCTTTGGCCCGCTGCTGATGGTGATGGAGTATGAACAGCCGGATGAAGTGATTGCTTACATCAACGCCAATGATCGGCCACTGGCGTTTTACCCTTTCACGAATAGCCGCGCCTTGGCCGAGCAGTATATCGAGCGCACCATGTCGGGTGGGGTGACGGTTAACGACGCCCTGTATCATCTGGCGCAACACGATATGCCCTTTGGCGGCGTGGGTGGCAGTGGCATGGGTCATTATCACGGCTATGAAGGTTTCGTGACGTTCAGCAAGCTGCGTCCCGTCTTCTACCAGCCGGGCTTCTCGCCCATGCGCTGGTTGCGGCCGCCCTATGGCCGTTTCGCAACCCGCTTCTACAACCTGCTATTGAAATTGAAGTCCTGAATTCTGAGGGCTGCGGCCCTCTGTCTTCCCACACAGCAAAACAATAAACATTCGGGGGAATGATGCTTAATGTTCAACGGGCGGCGTGTGCCGCCATCGCCGTGTTGTGTCTGTCAGCTTGCAGTCGCGAGCCCGTGGCAAATAATGAGCCGGACCTGCAGCCGGTGACCGGCGCAAGAATTGTGTCCGCCGAGCAAGGGGAATGGCTGAGTCATGGCCGCGATTACGCCGAGCAGCGTTTCAGCCCGCTTACTCAAATTAATGATCAGACGGTTAAGGAACTGGGACTCGCCTGGTTTGCACCACTGCCCACCCGCCGCGGTATTGAAGCGACACCGCTGATGGCCGATGGCGTGTTGTATGTAACCGCATCCTGGGGGCATGTACTGGCTTTCGACGCCAGAAGCGGTGAACCGCTGTGGCATTTCGATCCCAAGGTGCCAAAGGATTACGGCGTTCGAGGCTGCTGTGATGCGGTGAATCGCGGTGCCGCTCTGTGGGGGGACAAGGTGTATGCCGCCAGTTATGACGGACGCCTGAATGCCCTGGACCGCAACACCGGCGAACTGGTCTGGCAGGTCGATACCCGGCTGAACACTGAGGATCCTTACACCGTGACGGGCGCGCCACGCATTGTTAACGGTCTGGTGATTATCGGCAACGGGGGGGCCGAGCTCGGGGTTCGCGGCTATGTGACGGCCTACGATGCCGAAAGCGGTGAGCAGCGCTGGCGCTTCTTTACGGTGCCGGGCAATCCTGCAGAGGGTTTTGAAGATGCGACGCAAGCGCGCATAGCCAAAACCTGGTACGGCCAATGGTGGGAGAACGGCAAGGGCGGCGGCACGGCCTGGGATTCCTTCGCTTTCGATCCGGCGCTGAACCTGCTGTATATCGGTGTGGGCAACGGCTCCAGCTGGAACCGTAAGATCCGCAGTGAGGGCAAGGGGGATAACCTGTTCCTGTCCTCCATCGTCGCGGTGAAGGCCGATACCGGTGAGTATGTCTGGCACTACCAGACCACGCCCGGCGACAGCTGGGATTACACCGCCACCCAGCACATGATTCTTGCGGATATCGCCATTGATGGCGAGCCGCGCAAGGTCATTATGCAGGCCCCGAAAAACGGTTTCTTTTATGTGCTGGATCGCGAGTCGGGCGAGTTGCTGTCTGCTGAAAAGTACATGCCGGTGAACTGGGCCAGTCATGTCGATATGGAAACCGGTCGCCCGGTTGAGGCACCGGGGCTGCGCGATGGCAGCTTCCCCGGCATGGTCCAGCCCGCGCCCAGCGGTGCCCACAATTGGCAGCCCATGAGCTACAGCCCGAAAACCGGACTGGTCTATATTCCCGCAATGGTGTCGGGGGCGATCTACGCCGATGACTTTTCCGCAAAGGATCGTGGTGGTGTTTGGAATACCAACTATGCCATCGCTCCCATGCTCGAAGTCCCCGACGCGGTTCCCGTTGAGCAGCGTGCGCAAATGGGCGAAATGCTGCTGAAATCGGTGCTGGTCGCCCGCGATCCGGCCAGTAACAGGGAGGTTTGGCGCGCCGAGGGCGGCTATTTCTCCAGTAGCGGTCTGCTGTCGACGGCTGGGAATCTGTTATTCCAGGGCGATTTGGACGGCATCTTCAGGGCGAGGGCGGCCGACACCGGCAAAGTGCTGTGGCAAACAGATGTTCAGGGCGGATTGATGGCGTCGCCGATGAGTTACTCGCTCGATGGAGAGCAGTACATTGCGGTGGCGCAAGGCTGGGGTGGGATCAGTGGCCTGCCTTACGGGGCGGTTTCCGGGCCGCGCAATATGATTAATATCAGCAGACTGATGGTCTACAAGCTCGGGGCCGAGGCGGAGCTGCCAAGCGTTGAGGTGACTGAACAGCGACTGCCAAAGCCGACGCTGGAGCCGGGAACGGACGAACAGCGCGCGGAAGGAAGAGAGCTGTTTAATCTGTATTGCTCCGTGTGTCACGGCGGCAATGCGATCAGTGCCGGTTTGATCAGTGACCTGCGCTACCGTATCAACGATCTCGGTGATAGCTGGCAGGCCATCGTTCGCGATGGTGCG
The DNA window shown above is from Spongiibacter tropicus DSM 19543 and carries:
- a CDS encoding coniferyl aldehyde dehydrogenase; the encoded protein is MNAIQPAAGNAAPLRDVYDKQRTAYLAAPVPSREERRQDLLSLKRMLMENREAIIEAINSDYGNRSRHESLFAEVISVADSINDTLKHLKKWMRVQKRHVDHSMFPGGKNRVIPQPLGVVGIIVPWNFPINLSFVPIAQAFAAGNRAMVKMSENSRALTALLCKLSADYFPAEKLQFFEETGGVGIEFSKLPFDLLVFTGSGQTGRSVMASAAQNLTPVVLELGGKAPAVIDPDYPLEKAVGRIMFIKQFNAGQICTNVDYVFVHRSQREAFIKEAQAYAAKHCPDIRSKDYTAIIDERAFERLQGTLRDARDKGATVLCLNETESDPELRKLAMHLVLDTTPEMIIRQRETFGPLLMVMEYEQPDEVIAYINANDRPLAFYPFTNSRALAEQYIERTMSGGVTVNDALYHLAQHDMPFGGVGGSGMGHYHGYEGFVTFSKLRPVFYQPGFSPMRWLRPPYGRFATRFYNLLLKLKS
- a CDS encoding PQQ-dependent dehydrogenase, methanol/ethanol family, whose product is MMLNVQRAACAAIAVLCLSACSREPVANNEPDLQPVTGARIVSAEQGEWLSHGRDYAEQRFSPLTQINDQTVKELGLAWFAPLPTRRGIEATPLMADGVLYVTASWGHVLAFDARSGEPLWHFDPKVPKDYGVRGCCDAVNRGAALWGDKVYAASYDGRLNALDRNTGELVWQVDTRLNTEDPYTVTGAPRIVNGLVIIGNGGAELGVRGYVTAYDAESGEQRWRFFTVPGNPAEGFEDATQARIAKTWYGQWWENGKGGGTAWDSFAFDPALNLLYIGVGNGSSWNRKIRSEGKGDNLFLSSIVAVKADTGEYVWHYQTTPGDSWDYTATQHMILADIAIDGEPRKVIMQAPKNGFFYVLDRESGELLSAEKYMPVNWASHVDMETGRPVEAPGLRDGSFPGMVQPAPSGAHNWQPMSYSPKTGLVYIPAMVSGAIYADDFSAKDRGGVWNTNYAIAPMLEVPDAVPVEQRAQMGEMLLKSVLVARDPASNREVWRAEGGYFSSSGLLSTAGNLLFQGDLDGIFRARAADTGKVLWQTDVQGGLMASPMSYSLDGEQYIAVAQGWGGISGLPYGAVSGPRNMINISRLMVYKLGAEAELPSVEVTEQRLPKPTLEPGTDEQRAEGRELFNLYCSVCHGGNAISAGLISDLRYRINDLGDSWQAIVRDGAMASLGMPARGEFVSEREAEAIKAYVIEQARLGHERGEKRLVPAR
- a CDS encoding TDP-N-acetylfucosamine:lipid II N-acetylfucosaminyltransferase, coding for MNTAQPEMRIVHCMNAQKFTEPFIDFVDQHFDAKEHRFIIREDSKFPIQERENVVVVPKVVGRLALFRLYYCEFRQAEKIFLHGLFAKDLVKILALQFWVLPRCYWVIWGADLYHYIFRKRSFTANNFERVRAFVIRRMGHLVSYIAGDVALARDWYGAEGVAHYCFMYPSNLYKSFPVVDHEVSGDERVVLVGNSADPRNEHLDTLSRLSRFSGENIRIVAPLSYGRKQYAEEVIAEGRRLFGEKFEAITGFMPLDDYIRLLSSVDIAIFNHRRQQAMGNIISLLGLGKKVYMRSDITPWRLFADEGIKVFDIEFLDLAPLELGLAERNRKIVADVFSEENLIRQYKELFAPL
- the rffA gene encoding dTDP-4-amino-4,6-dideoxygalactose transaminase, which translates into the protein MRNAIPFNRPPFTGNEQQYVLQAMGSEKISGDGPFGKRCQQWFDRQLQCARTLLTPSCTHALEMAALLIDIQPGDEVIMPSYTFVSTANAFALRGAKIVFVDVRPDTMNLNEQLIESAITARTRAIVPVHYAGVACEMDAIMALANRHGLYVIEDAAQAIQAFYRGAAVGTHGHLSAISFHDTKNITSGGEGGLLVINDQEFADRAEVIREKGTNRSQFFRGAVDKYSWVDIGSSYLPSELQAAYLWGQLEYVDRIISDRLRAWHAYSEALRPLAERDCIQLPTIPAECDHNAHMFYVKVKDLNERGELITYLKEHDIQAAFHYVPLHSAVAGRDHGRFHGEDRYTTVESERLLRLPLYFGMSELAIERVTDEVSNFYGV
- a CDS encoding methionyl-tRNA formyltransferase, which gives rise to MNVGFYIIGRKGLLALQAFVVEFGNAAVSFVEAARDSAIQYDAFDDISQYCADIGLPFFERGADISIAADKCDACFAIGWRWLIDDGEKLVVFHDSPLPKYRGFAPLVNMLIDGREYIAVTALLAASEYDRGDIVAQASLAVEYPIKIADAIELAGRLYAKLTVDVGYLIQRDGVVKGTPQDDAEASYSLWRDEQDYRIDFTCSAADIARFIDAVGYPYKGASAIVSGNEVRVCAGEEFADVAIENRNAHIGKVIFMNEKFPVVVCGSGLLKITDLRGADGESLLGSFRFRSRFESC